From a single Actinomycetota bacterium genomic region:
- a CDS encoding glycosyltransferase family 4 protein: protein MKGHKASLDGRFGYNVIGFLTGNFGLSAAARNTVRLLDKRGFGMRLIDIDAGTERTGKDFGVMHMGMQTEEVAPYAVNLFHVNPSEVATLAAHASQLRMREKINLCVPFWELQALPTQWLPILAYMDAILTATDYIRDSILRVLPNAVCVPYPQATILPEGIEPNRAKFGLPDDAVVFLNVFDLHSDINRKNPLAVIEAFRRAFPKPENNYLVIKMSAVRSARELYPNELAEVHRVASETANMILIDELLTYEDVLSLHASCDVFVSLHRAEGLGLNLMESMSLGKATICTAWSGNMDFTNDRNSCLVGYKLIPVQPTHKVYDPANLAGEARWADPDVEEAAQFMQRLATDKALRSTLGQRAKADMEENVMRYWRGLTFDQVKQQAVDSSSLMWQKRRASGRH from the coding sequence GTGAAGGGTCACAAAGCCAGCCTCGACGGTCGATTCGGCTACAACGTAATCGGGTTCCTGACAGGGAACTTCGGTCTCTCTGCCGCCGCACGAAACACGGTACGCCTGCTGGACAAGCGTGGTTTCGGAATGCGCCTTATCGACATCGATGCCGGGACCGAACGCACAGGCAAGGATTTTGGCGTAATGCACATGGGAATGCAGACCGAAGAAGTCGCACCCTACGCCGTCAACCTGTTCCATGTGAACCCGAGTGAAGTAGCCACTCTCGCCGCCCACGCATCTCAGCTGCGCATGCGCGAGAAGATCAACCTCTGCGTCCCGTTCTGGGAGCTTCAAGCGCTTCCGACCCAGTGGTTGCCCATACTCGCATACATGGACGCCATCCTTACCGCGACAGACTACATCCGCGACTCTATCCTGCGTGTTCTCCCGAACGCGGTCTGTGTGCCATATCCGCAGGCGACCATTCTTCCCGAGGGAATCGAACCGAATCGGGCGAAGTTCGGTCTGCCCGATGACGCGGTCGTCTTCCTGAACGTCTTCGACTTGCACAGCGACATCAATCGAAAGAACCCCCTGGCGGTCATCGAGGCGTTTAGACGCGCGTTTCCGAAACCGGAGAACAACTACCTCGTGATCAAGATGAGTGCGGTGAGATCCGCTCGCGAGCTCTATCCCAACGAGCTGGCGGAGGTACACAGAGTTGCCAGCGAGACCGCGAACATGATCCTGATCGACGAGCTCCTGACATACGAAGACGTGCTGTCCCTGCACGCGTCATGCGATGTGTTCGTGTCGCTACACAGGGCCGAGGGTCTCGGGTTGAACCTGATGGAGAGCATGTCGCTCGGCAAAGCGACGATATGTACCGCGTGGTCCGGCAACATGGACTTCACCAACGACAGAAACTCCTGCCTCGTCGGGTACAAACTGATACCAGTCCAGCCAACGCACAAGGTGTACGACCCCGCCAATCTCGCCGGCGAGGCGCGCTGGGCCGATCCGGACGTCGAGGAAGCCGCGCAGTTCATGCAGCGCCTGGCGACAGACAAAGCCCTGCGTTCGACACTGGGCCAGCGAGCTAAGGCGGATATGGAAGAGAATGTGATGAGGTATTGGCGCGGTCTGACGTTCGACCAGGTCAAGCAACAGGCCGTGGACAGCTCTTCGCTCATGTGGCAGAAACGCAGGGCGAGCGGCAGGCACTAG
- a CDS encoding GDP-mannose 4,6-dehydratase, whose amino-acid sequence MQDIVDSTIADVGDLCAVEAIFARAQPEVVFHLAAQPIVRISYAEPVATYITNVTGTVNVLEAAQVPVRPCGCGHYHRQVLRESRVVARISRTRSTGRK is encoded by the coding sequence GTGCAAGACATCGTCGATTCCACAATCGCGGATGTTGGCGACCTGTGCGCAGTGGAGGCGATCTTCGCGCGGGCGCAGCCGGAGGTGGTGTTCCATCTCGCCGCCCAGCCAATCGTGCGAATCTCCTATGCCGAGCCGGTCGCAACCTACATCACAAACGTCACGGGCACTGTGAACGTACTTGAGGCCGCGCAAGTGCCCGTCCGTCCGTGCGGTTGTGGTCATTACCATCGACAAGTGCTACGAGAATCGCGAGTGGTTGCGCGGATATCGCGAACGCGATCCACTGGGCGGAAGTGA